In the Tessaracoccus lacteus genome, CGGGAGTCGGGAGAGCGCGACGTCGACGCCGTGCAGGTCGTCGGGGTGCTCGACGAGGAGGTCGGGGTCGACGAGGGAGGCGTCGCGCCAGTCGTCGCAGAACACGCGGACGTCGGGGGTCAGGGTGAGTGCGTCGGCCACCAGTTCGGGGGCGTCGAACACCGCCACAGCCGAAGCCTGCTTCGGCGCCTCGTCCCAGATCAGTTCGTCAACCACGTCGCGCATGCACCGATCCTAGAGTGCGGCACCGCCGACCCGCAGCGTAGGTTGGTGCCCGTGAAGGACCCCATGGAGTTCCACGTGACCATCGACCCGTCCGACGATGCGGCCGTCGCCCTGCTCCACGAACTCGCGGGCCGCGGCGAGGTGATGGTGCCAGTGCACGGTCCGGGCACCGCGCTGGTGCTCGGGGGCGCGCGTTCCGGCAAGTCGTTCTGGGCGGAGTCGCAGCTCGCCGACGAGGCGAACGTCGAGTACGTCGCCACTTCCTACTACGACCCCACCGACGCCGAATGGGTCGAGCGGATCCGGCTGCACCGCGAGCGGCGGCCCTCGTCGTGGCGCACGACCGAGACCGTCGACTTGCCCGCGGTCCTCGCCGCCGATGACCCGGCTCCCGTGCTCGTCGACTGCCTCGCGGTGTGGCTCGACAGGGTGCTGTTCGACGCAGACGCCTGGGACGACGCGCCGGGCTGGCGTGGGACCCTCCGCTCAAAGGTCGACGGGCTGGTCGACGCCATCCGCTCCACGCGCCGCGACGTCATCTTCGTCACCAACGAGGTCGGCCTCGGCATCGTGCCCGCCACCCCGGGCGGCCGCCTGTACCGCGACGAGCTCGGTCGGCTCAACGTCGCCGTCGCCGCCGTCGTCGACGAGGTGTGGACCTGCACCGCCGGTATCGCCAGGCGCATCCGGTGAGGGCGCTGCTCGAGGCCACCGGCCTTTTCACGCTCATCCCCGTGCGGCCGTTCGACGTCGACCGCGACACCGCCCGTCGCGCCATGGCGGCGATGCCGTGGCTCGGGCTTGCGCTCGGCTCGGTTGCTGGCCTCGTGTTCGTTGCTGTGGCGCGGTTCGCGTCGCCGCTGCTCGGCGCGGTTCTCGCGCTGGCAGTCCTCGCAGCCGCCACCGGAGCCCTCCACCTCGACGGTGTGGCGGACACTGCCGACGGGCTCGGCTCCCGCAAGCCGGCCGAGGACGCGCTGGCGATCATGAAGCGCTCCGACATCGGCCCGATGGGCGTCGTGACGCTGCTGTTCGTGCTGCTGGTCGACGTGACCGCGGCTGTGTCGCTGCCCGGTGCGTGGGTCGGAGGGGCCGCGATCGCGTGCGCGGCGATGGCCGGCCGCGCGGCGGTCATGACCGCCACCGTGTCCCAGTCGTCCGCCCGCGCCGTCGGATTCGGTGCGCTGTTTGTCGGCGTGACCCCGCGCTGGGAGGCGGCAGCCAACCTGGCCGTCGTCGCGGCCGTCACCCTCGGGCTGGGCTGGCTGACCGGGGGAGTGCACGCTCTGGCCGCGTTCACCGTCGCGGGTGTGGCCGCGGCCGTCGTAGCGGTCGTCTGGGGACGGCACCTGCTGCGCCGCCTCGGCGGCTGGACCGGCGACCTGTTCGGGTCGCTCATCGAGGTCACCCAGGCTGCGTTCCTTGTCGTTGCCGCCTTGACCATCGGGTCGATCTAGCGCGACCCCGTCGTCCGCCCGCTGGC is a window encoding:
- a CDS encoding adenosylcobinamide-GDP ribazoletransferase, with the translated sequence MRALLEATGLFTLIPVRPFDVDRDTARRAMAAMPWLGLALGSVAGLVFVAVARFASPLLGAVLALAVLAAATGALHLDGVADTADGLGSRKPAEDALAIMKRSDIGPMGVVTLLFVLLVDVTAAVSLPGAWVGGAAIACAAMAGRAAVMTATVSQSSARAVGFGALFVGVTPRWEAAANLAVVAAVTLGLGWLTGGVHALAAFTVAGVAAAVVAVVWGRHLLRRLGGWTGDLFGSLIEVTQAAFLVVAALTIGSI